In Wenyingzhuangia fucanilytica, the following are encoded in one genomic region:
- a CDS encoding rod shape-determining protein translates to MGFFDFWTEDIAIDLGTANTLIIHDGKVVIDSPSIVARDRTTGKIIATGRDASLMQGKTHENIKTIRPLKDGVIADFQASEEMIKEFVKSIPSIKKKVFAPSLRMVICIPSGITEVEKRAVRDSAIHMNAKEIYLIYEPMAAAIGVGIDIMEPRGNMIIDIGGGTTEIAVIALAGIVCDKSVKVAGDLFTNDIMYYMRTQHNLHVGETTAEKIKIQIGAATEDLETPPDDMLVQGRDLLSGKPKQVQVSYREIAKALDKSILRIEDAVMECLSSTPPELAADIYNTGIYLAGGGSMLRGLDKRLSRKTDLPVYIAEDPLRAVVRGTGIALKELEKYKSVLLS, encoded by the coding sequence ATGGGATTTTTTGACTTTTGGACCGAAGACATTGCTATTGATTTAGGTACAGCCAACACACTTATCATTCACGATGGAAAAGTAGTGATTGACTCACCCTCTATTGTAGCAAGAGATAGGACCACTGGGAAAATTATCGCTACTGGTAGAGATGCTAGTTTGATGCAAGGAAAAACACATGAAAACATTAAAACTATCCGTCCGTTAAAAGATGGAGTTATTGCAGATTTCCAAGCATCAGAAGAAATGATTAAAGAGTTTGTAAAAAGCATTCCTTCTATTAAAAAGAAAGTTTTTGCTCCTTCATTAAGAATGGTTATTTGTATTCCATCTGGAATTACAGAAGTTGAAAAAAGAGCCGTTAGAGACTCTGCCATTCATATGAATGCAAAAGAAATATACCTTATCTACGAACCAATGGCTGCGGCCATTGGTGTAGGTATTGATATTATGGAACCACGTGGTAACATGATTATTGATATAGGTGGTGGTACTACAGAAATTGCCGTAATTGCTCTTGCAGGAATTGTTTGTGATAAATCTGTAAAAGTTGCTGGTGATTTATTTACCAATGACATTATGTACTACATGCGTACCCAACACAACTTACACGTTGGAGAAACGACTGCCGAAAAAATTAAAATACAAATTGGTGCTGCTACCGAAGATTTAGAAACACCTCCAGATGATATGCTGGTGCAAGGTCGTGACTTATTAAGTGGTAAGCCAAAACAAGTGCAAGTATCTTACAGAGAAATTGCCAAAGCTTTAGACAAATCTATTCTTAGAATTGAAGATGCGGTGATGGAGTGTTTATCTTCTACTCCACCAGAATTAGCTGCTGATATTTATAATACAGGAATTTATTTAGCCGGAGGTGGATCTATGTTAAGGGGTTTAGACAAACGTTTATCTAGAAAAACAGACTTACCGGTGTACATTGCCGAAGATCCTTTAAGAGCAGTTGTAAGAGGTACAGGAATCGCTTTAAAAGAATTAGAAAAATACAAATCTGTTTTATTAAGCTAG
- the pyrF gene encoding orotidine-5'-phosphate decarboxylase, translating into MTITELVGEIKKKKSFLCVGLDVDLTKTPSHLLNTEDPIFEFNKQIIDATHHLAVAYKPNTAFYEAYGIKGWQSLDKTINYINQNYPEIFTIADAKRGDIGNTSTMYAKAFFEDLNFDSVTVAPYMGSDSVEPFLAFKDKFTIMLALTSNKGGLDFQGKDLINNKPLYKEVIKTSLTWNNSENLMFVVGATKAEYFKGIREIAPNSFLLVPGVGAQGGSLEGVCEFGLNKENIGLLINSSRGIIYASKGEDFANAAQIEAQKLQAQMAKILADNNIA; encoded by the coding sequence ATGACAATTACAGAATTGGTTGGAGAAATTAAAAAGAAAAAATCTTTTTTATGTGTAGGTTTAGATGTTGATCTCACTAAAACACCATCACATTTATTAAACACAGAAGATCCTATTTTTGAATTCAACAAACAAATTATTGATGCTACTCATCACCTTGCCGTTGCCTACAAACCTAACACTGCTTTTTACGAAGCATATGGAATTAAAGGTTGGCAATCTTTAGACAAAACCATCAATTATATCAACCAAAATTATCCTGAAATTTTTACTATTGCCGATGCTAAACGTGGAGACATTGGAAACACTTCTACCATGTATGCTAAAGCTTTTTTTGAAGATTTAAATTTTGATTCTGTTACTGTTGCTCCTTACATGGGAAGCGATTCGGTAGAGCCTTTTTTAGCCTTTAAGGATAAATTCACCATTATGTTAGCTTTAACATCTAATAAAGGAGGATTAGACTTTCAAGGAAAAGATTTAATCAATAACAAACCTTTGTATAAAGAAGTAATTAAAACTTCTTTAACTTGGAACAACTCAGAAAACTTAATGTTTGTGGTTGGTGCTACCAAAGCAGAATACTTTAAAGGAATTAGAGAAATTGCTCCAAATAGTTTTTTACTAGTTCCTGGAGTGGGTGCTCAAGGAGGTAGTTTAGAAGGAGTTTGTGAGTTTGGTTTAAACAAAGAAAACATAGGATTGTTAATCAACTCATCAAGAGGAATTATTTATGCTAGTAAAGGAGAAGATTTTGCCAATGCAGCACAAATAGAAGCACAAAAACTACAAGCACAAATGGCTAAAATTTTAGCTGATAACAATATTGCCTAA
- a CDS encoding aldose epimerase family protein has translation MSIKQSIFGTHNNQDIYLYSIKNANGVEVKITNYGATITAIKVPNSNGEIENIACGFDTLEGYFSEEYKNNSPYFGGTVGRYCSQIKNASFELNGKVYQLENNCGDNNLHGGVVGFDKKVWNVLVIDTEQGKGVEMSLLSKDMEEGFPGNVNVKVTFLLNDENELSINYYAVPDADTPLSLTNHTYFNLSGFSEGVENHTATVHTNQRLALDTTGAATGEIVNVTGKEDDLRDGKHIGDVHDLMEDGFEHFYVFDNAKEIVKHTASVTFKESGRSLEVFTTEPCMLFYTGKYTSDALKRENGEQYGKYRGFCCETHRYPNGPNIKNSPKSITKAGEEFNSTTIFKFGW, from the coding sequence ATGAGCATAAAACAATCAATCTTTGGAACCCATAATAACCAAGATATTTATTTGTATTCGATTAAGAATGCGAATGGAGTTGAGGTAAAAATCACAAATTATGGAGCAACTATTACCGCTATAAAAGTACCTAATTCAAACGGAGAGATAGAAAATATAGCTTGTGGCTTTGATACTTTAGAAGGATATTTCTCAGAAGAGTATAAAAACAATTCTCCTTATTTTGGAGGAACAGTAGGTAGATATTGTTCTCAAATAAAAAACGCAAGTTTTGAGTTGAATGGTAAAGTTTATCAGCTAGAAAATAATTGTGGTGATAATAATTTACACGGAGGTGTTGTTGGGTTTGATAAAAAAGTTTGGAATGTTTTAGTCATAGATACAGAACAAGGAAAAGGAGTTGAAATGTCTTTGCTTAGTAAAGATATGGAAGAAGGATTTCCAGGAAATGTAAATGTAAAAGTTACTTTTTTATTGAATGATGAAAATGAGTTGTCTATAAACTATTATGCTGTTCCCGATGCGGATACACCATTGTCGTTAACCAATCATACTTATTTCAATTTATCAGGATTTTCAGAAGGAGTTGAAAATCATACGGCTACAGTTCATACAAATCAAAGATTAGCTCTTGATACTACAGGAGCTGCTACAGGTGAAATTGTAAATGTTACAGGAAAAGAAGACGATTTACGTGATGGTAAACACATTGGAGATGTTCATGATTTAATGGAAGATGGATTTGAGCATTTTTATGTTTTTGACAATGCAAAAGAAATAGTAAAGCACACAGCATCTGTTACATTTAAAGAAAGTGGTAGAAGTTTAGAGGTGTTTACCACAGAGCCTTGTATGCTTTTTTATACAGGAAAATATACTTCTGATGCATTAAAAAGAGAGAATGGAGAGCAATATGGTAAATACCGTGGATTTTGTTGTGAAACACATAGATATCCTAATGGGCCAAATATTAAAAATTCTCCAAAATCAATTACCAAAGCAGGAGAAGAATTTAACAGTACCACCATTTTTAAATTTGGATGGTAG
- the mrdA gene encoding penicillin-binding protein 2 — protein MKKRNLLFPILVVITGFIFVARLFFLQVVHHDDNDISLKGSAIKRIYTYPERGFVYDRNGKLLVANEQTYDVKVIPNEVKPFDTLEFCDLLKIDKNYLIEKLAKSRVYSPWLPSVFLSQLSKEDYAYLQEKIHKYKGFSIQRKSLRKYPHKSAANVLGYINEVNEELARKNPYYEQGELVGTQGIEKEYENILRGTKGVSYKLRNRLNKVIGPYKEGIYDTLPKPGKDLSLTIDLDLQAYGELLMNNKRGGIVAIEPSTGEILALVTAPNYDPNLMVGRERSKNSVKLFNDTISKPMFDRGLQSTYAPGSPFKLIQGLIGLQENVITPKTGFYCHHGYRYGSRNGAFMGCHCGITGRPIDLRLGIAKSCNSYFSNVYKLLIEKYSSSQESLTHWVEHLHSFGLGNYLGYDLPIGAKGFIPTADYYDKVYPRKTWRYSTIISNAIGQGEILTTPIQLANMIAAIANRGYYFTPHILKKVNGNPIEIEKYTTKKQTTIDPENFEPVINGMFDVYQSGTAKHVKIKDIDICGKTGTVQNYIRKNGVRYEVADHSIFVAFAPKDNPKIALAIFVENGGFGSTIAAPIASLMIEKYLKGTSTSLKWWEERIINTSLEAEYKKQLSIQLLEKSQN, from the coding sequence ATGAAAAAAAGAAACCTGTTATTCCCTATACTAGTAGTAATCACAGGATTTATATTTGTTGCAAGACTTTTTTTCTTACAAGTTGTTCATCACGATGATAATGACATTTCCTTAAAAGGATCTGCAATTAAGCGTATCTATACCTATCCTGAGAGAGGTTTTGTTTACGATAGAAATGGAAAATTACTCGTAGCAAATGAGCAAACTTATGATGTTAAAGTAATTCCTAACGAGGTAAAACCTTTTGATACTTTAGAATTTTGTGATTTATTAAAAATTGACAAAAATTATCTGATTGAAAAACTGGCTAAATCGAGAGTATATTCTCCTTGGTTACCTTCTGTTTTTTTAAGTCAATTATCTAAAGAAGATTACGCTTATCTACAAGAAAAAATACACAAATACAAAGGCTTTTCTATTCAACGTAAATCTTTGCGAAAATATCCTCATAAATCTGCTGCCAATGTTTTAGGATATATCAATGAAGTAAATGAGGAACTGGCTAGAAAAAACCCTTATTACGAACAAGGAGAATTGGTAGGAACTCAAGGAATTGAAAAGGAATACGAAAACATTCTTAGAGGAACCAAAGGAGTATCATACAAACTTAGAAACAGGTTAAACAAAGTTATTGGTCCATACAAAGAGGGAATTTACGACACACTTCCTAAACCTGGTAAAGATTTATCCTTAACTATTGATTTAGATTTACAGGCCTACGGAGAATTGTTAATGAACAACAAAAGAGGTGGAATTGTTGCTATTGAACCTAGTACTGGAGAAATTTTAGCCTTGGTAACTGCCCCAAACTACGATCCTAATTTAATGGTGGGTAGAGAAAGGTCTAAAAATTCAGTAAAACTATTTAACGACACCATCAGTAAACCCATGTTTGATAGAGGGTTGCAATCAACATATGCTCCAGGTTCTCCTTTTAAACTTATTCAAGGTTTAATTGGACTGCAAGAAAATGTCATCACACCAAAAACAGGATTTTATTGTCATCATGGTTACAGATACGGAAGTAGAAATGGTGCTTTTATGGGTTGCCACTGTGGAATTACAGGCAGACCAATTGATTTAAGATTAGGAATTGCAAAATCTTGTAACAGTTATTTCTCTAACGTTTATAAATTATTGATCGAAAAATATTCTTCATCTCAAGAAAGTTTAACACACTGGGTAGAACATTTACACAGTTTTGGTTTAGGAAATTATTTGGGATATGATTTACCTATTGGTGCCAAAGGATTTATTCCTACTGCAGATTATTATGACAAAGTTTATCCACGAAAAACTTGGAGGTATAGCACCATCATTTCAAACGCAATTGGACAGGGAGAAATTTTAACCACTCCAATTCAACTAGCCAATATGATTGCTGCCATTGCCAATAGAGGTTATTATTTTACACCTCACATTCTAAAAAAAGTAAATGGAAATCCTATTGAAATAGAAAAATATACAACTAAGAAACAAACTACCATCGATCCAGAAAATTTTGAACCGGTGATTAACGGTATGTTTGATGTATACCAAAGTGGAACTGCAAAACATGTAAAAATAAAAGACATAGATATTTGTGGAAAAACGGGAACTGTACAGAATTACATCCGTAAAAATGGGGTTAGATATGAAGTAGCAGACCACTCTATATTTGTGGCTTTTGCTCCAAAAGACAATCCTAAAATTGCTTTGGCTATTTTTGTAGAAAATGGAGGATTTGGTTCTACCATTGCTGCCCCAATAGCAAGTTTAATGATAGAAAAATATTTAAAAGGAACTTCTACCTCATTAAAATGGTGGGAAGAGAGAATTATCAATACCTCGTTAGAAGCAGAATATAAAAAACAACTTTCAATACAATTACTTGAGAAATCACAGAATTAA
- the mreC gene encoding rod shape-determining protein MreC: MQFILYLIQKNRSFLLFFVLELIALFLTIQFHSYRKSKFINSANAISGGLYNNVTSFRDYLHLKEENKLLAEENTKLINYIIASTPKKTVFLDSVDALNQQKYKYTPAKIINNDFHKNNNFITIDKGLNDSVNVDMAVVNPKGIIGITTNVSSNYVSAISVLNTNFKVNAKLKNADYFGTLSWNGKSTKEAQLKDIPRQAVLKVGDTIITGGRSSIFPAGILIGSVSNITYRNNRYEQIDVSLFNDIRNVTNVYIIKNLHKTEIENLENRRNE, encoded by the coding sequence ATGCAATTCATTTTATATTTAATTCAAAAAAACAGGAGCTTCCTCTTATTTTTTGTTTTAGAATTGATTGCATTGTTTTTAACCATTCAATTTCACTCTTATAGAAAAAGTAAGTTTATCAATTCTGCAAACGCAATTTCAGGAGGATTGTATAATAATGTCACATCATTTAGAGATTATTTGCACCTTAAGGAAGAAAATAAGTTGTTAGCAGAAGAAAATACTAAACTTATCAATTATATTATTGCTAGTACTCCTAAAAAAACAGTTTTTTTAGATAGTGTAGATGCTTTAAATCAGCAAAAATATAAATACACTCCAGCAAAAATCATCAATAATGATTTTCATAAAAACAACAATTTCATTACCATAGACAAAGGGTTAAATGATAGTGTTAATGTAGATATGGCTGTTGTGAATCCTAAAGGAATTATAGGGATTACAACAAATGTATCTAGTAATTATGTTTCTGCTATTTCTGTGTTAAACACCAACTTTAAAGTTAATGCAAAATTAAAAAATGCAGATTATTTTGGAACACTTTCATGGAATGGAAAATCTACTAAAGAAGCGCAACTTAAAGATATTCCTAGACAAGCTGTTTTAAAAGTAGGAGACACCATTATAACTGGAGGTAGATCTAGTATTTTTCCTGCAGGAATTTTAATTGGTAGTGTATCTAACATCACATATCGTAACAACAGATATGAACAAATAGACGTGTCTTTATTTAATGATATTAGAAACGTAACCAACGTTTATATTATTAAAAATTTACATAAAACTGAAATAGAGAACCTAGAAAACCGAAGAAATGAATAG
- a CDS encoding glycoside hydrolase family 117 protein: MKKIKFLIPIVLGVTLFSCQQSKEEVNNCDKKIVPTEDQMDFLGITNKDKLSAASKRALLWDEELVKGNDWFFSYETYDLKGDLAYEEGVVRRDPSAMIKHDGKYYVWYSKSVGPTDGFGGDIENDKVFPWDRCDIWYATSKDGLTWKEEGLAVARGEKGTYDDRSVFTVEIMENDGLYYLCYQTIGGLYNVRTKNQIGLAWSTSPNGPWTKSEEPILSPADNGIWKGEEQDRFAVIKKGDFDSHKVHDPCILPYKGKFYLYYKGEQMGEAITFGGRQIRHGVAIADNPKGPYVKSEYNPISNSGHEICVWPYNGGIASLITTDGPEKNTVQWSPDGINFDIKAVVKGAPHAIGLNRTADNEKEPTEILRWGLTHEYRTYNYQYIRGFKTARMIRHTAKGVVKGKEVKVGDQK; this comes from the coding sequence ATGAAAAAAATAAAATTTTTAATTCCAATTGTATTAGGAGTTACTTTGTTCTCTTGTCAACAATCAAAAGAAGAGGTGAATAATTGTGATAAAAAAATAGTTCCAACAGAAGATCAAATGGATTTTTTAGGAATTACAAATAAAGATAAATTAAGTGCAGCCTCTAAAAGAGCTTTGTTATGGGATGAAGAATTAGTTAAAGGGAATGATTGGTTTTTTTCTTACGAAACATATGATTTAAAAGGAGACTTAGCATATGAAGAAGGTGTGGTAAGAAGAGATCCAAGTGCTATGATAAAGCATGATGGGAAATATTATGTATGGTATTCAAAGAGTGTTGGTCCTACAGATGGTTTTGGAGGAGATATAGAAAATGATAAAGTTTTTCCTTGGGATAGATGTGATATTTGGTATGCTACCTCTAAAGATGGTTTAACGTGGAAAGAAGAAGGTTTGGCAGTAGCTAGAGGAGAAAAAGGTACTTACGATGATCGTTCTGTGTTTACGGTAGAAATTATGGAAAATGATGGGTTATACTACTTATGTTATCAAACAATTGGTGGTTTATATAATGTTAGAACTAAAAATCAAATAGGATTGGCTTGGTCAACATCACCAAATGGACCTTGGACAAAAAGTGAAGAGCCTATTTTAAGCCCTGCAGATAATGGGATTTGGAAAGGAGAGGAGCAAGATAGATTTGCAGTTATCAAAAAAGGAGATTTTGATAGCCACAAAGTACACGATCCATGTATTTTACCATATAAAGGAAAATTTTATTTGTACTATAAAGGAGAGCAAATGGGAGAAGCTATTACATTTGGTGGTCGTCAAATTAGACATGGAGTTGCGATTGCAGACAATCCAAAAGGGCCTTATGTAAAATCTGAATACAACCCAATTTCTAACAGTGGACACGAAATTTGTGTTTGGCCTTATAATGGAGGAATTGCTTCGTTAATTACTACAGATGGTCCAGAAAAGAATACAGTTCAATGGTCACCTGATGGGATTAACTTTGATATTAAAGCTGTTGTAAAAGGAGCTCCACATGCAATTGGTTTAAACAGAACTGCAGATAACGAAAAAGAACCAACTGAAATTTTACGTTGGGGATTGACACATGAATACAGAACTTACAATTACCAATATATTCGTGGGTTTAAAACTGCTAGAATGATCCGTCATACAGCAAAAGGTGTGGTAAAAGGAAAAGAAGTAAAAGTAGGAGATCAAAAATAG
- a CDS encoding ABC transporter substrate-binding protein, with protein sequence MTYFDDLGNELTFEKTPKKIVSLVPSITETLYDLNLEENIVGITKFCVHPVHFRHTKTIVGGTKDAKIEKIKELQPDIVFCNKEENTPEIVKQLQEFTQVYVTVVNSVDDAVRMIQKMGLMLNRRVDAQLINHKINLKLDDFKWFIKDFEVKKSAYFIWYNPWMAAGNNTFINSLLTLNKFDNIYKNKKEIYPTIEAKRIRLEGDPDYVFFSSEPFPFKDKHVFEMGRFTHHASAVYVDGEMFSWFGSRLIKSFDYFKSLRERITISTFK encoded by the coding sequence ATGACTTATTTTGATGATTTAGGAAATGAATTGACGTTTGAAAAAACACCTAAGAAAATAGTTTCTTTAGTGCCTTCTATTACCGAAACTTTATACGATTTAAACCTAGAAGAAAACATTGTAGGAATCACAAAATTCTGTGTTCATCCTGTTCATTTTAGACATACAAAAACCATTGTTGGTGGTACTAAAGATGCTAAAATTGAAAAAATAAAAGAACTTCAACCTGATATTGTTTTTTGTAACAAAGAAGAAAACACTCCCGAAATTGTAAAACAATTACAAGAATTTACCCAAGTTTATGTAACAGTAGTAAACAGTGTTGATGATGCAGTTCGTATGATTCAAAAAATGGGATTGATGTTAAACCGTAGAGTTGATGCACAATTAATTAACCATAAAATCAACTTAAAACTAGACGATTTTAAATGGTTTATTAAAGATTTTGAAGTTAAAAAATCGGCTTATTTTATTTGGTATAACCCATGGATGGCAGCAGGGAACAATACCTTTATCAACTCTTTGTTAACCCTTAATAAGTTTGACAATATTTATAAAAACAAAAAAGAAATATACCCAACTATAGAGGCTAAAAGAATAAGATTAGAGGGAGATCCTGATTATGTATTCTTTTCTTCGGAACCTTTTCCTTTTAAAGACAAACACGTTTTTGAAATGGGAAGATTTACCCATCATGCAAGCGCTGTTTATGTAGATGGCGAAATGTTTAGTTGGTTTGGTTCTAGACTCATCAAATCTTTTGATTACTTTAAATCTTTAAGAGAAAGAATTACAATTAGTACTTTTAAATAA
- a CDS encoding L-rhamnose/proton symporter RhaT, with protein MIEGILLAIGAGLMLGLYALPEKFTKDFKFENTWGLFFMMTMFLVPIIASFVLIKDFKDVFAAIPTEVIVKMGVASFLWGIGVMMWGKAISHIGLSLGFSLFIGTVILVGSILPFVVDGLPESNVFFTILGGIFIVLLGVLFNGQAGFTRELDELESGNSKKEKGSMVKGVSIAVIGGLLATGFSYANAVGRPLIHEACQAAGNAEWVTAVAVMFPIFISGGIVMAAYFAYELTIKKSWGDFKTPHFTKNLWLILVMAVFHYAASALFAFAAFKLGEVGNTVGYAIFNTSCVATAIVSGIVTKEWIDASSKAKNYLYLSLVCMIGGILLIAYSNSIS; from the coding sequence ATGATAGAAGGAATATTATTAGCTATTGGGGCTGGATTAATGTTAGGGCTGTACGCACTACCAGAAAAATTTACCAAAGATTTTAAATTTGAAAATACTTGGGGGTTGTTTTTTATGATGACTATGTTTTTAGTACCAATAATCGCATCATTTGTATTGATTAAAGATTTTAAAGATGTTTTTGCAGCCATTCCTACAGAGGTAATTGTAAAAATGGGAGTTGCTAGTTTCTTATGGGGAATTGGAGTTATGATGTGGGGAAAAGCAATTAGCCATATAGGATTGTCTTTAGGTTTTTCATTATTTATTGGAACAGTAATTTTAGTAGGATCTATTTTGCCTTTTGTAGTAGATGGATTACCAGAAAGTAATGTGTTTTTTACTATTTTGGGAGGAATTTTTATTGTGTTGTTAGGAGTGTTATTCAATGGTCAAGCTGGGTTTACTAGAGAGCTAGATGAATTGGAGTCTGGAAACAGTAAAAAAGAAAAAGGTTCTATGGTAAAAGGAGTTTCTATTGCTGTAATTGGAGGTTTGTTGGCTACAGGGTTTAGTTATGCAAATGCAGTAGGGCGACCATTAATTCACGAAGCTTGTCAAGCAGCAGGAAATGCAGAATGGGTAACAGCAGTTGCAGTTATGTTTCCTATTTTTATTAGTGGTGGAATTGTAATGGCAGCATATTTTGCTTATGAATTAACCATCAAAAAATCATGGGGAGATTTTAAAACACCTCATTTTACTAAAAATTTATGGTTAATTTTAGTGATGGCAGTATTCCATTACGCAGCTTCGGCATTGTTTGCTTTTGCAGCATTTAAGTTAGGAGAAGTAGGAAATACCGTAGGATATGCTATTTTTAACACCTCGTGTGTAGCTACTGCTATTGTGAGTGGTATTGTAACCAAAGAATGGATAGATGCCTCTAGCAAAGCTAAAAATTATTTATACTTAAGTTTGGTTTGTATGATAGGTGGTATTTTATTGATTGCTTATTCTAATAGCATAAGTTAA
- the rodA gene encoding rod shape-determining protein RodA — MRNHRINLLPHIDWLLVFIYLILICFGWMNIYAASSSENHQELLDFSTRYGKQIIWMGLSVVIAIFFLFIESSFYEKFAAYIYLACMILLAGLFIVGKNINGATSWYAIGSFSIQPTEFAKTGTVLALARLLNERQFSFKPFKNKVKTFVIIMIPAILITLQPDPGSALVYISFILLFYREGLHSNILIVGTLAIILFVTTLVFGYIYVISGACIITAVILWYISKVRKKILRFVWPKIIGILILISGYIYSVYFLFHYVFQQRHRDRFNILLGLSDDTSDIGYNTYQSIKTISSGGFWGKGYLQGDRTQGKFVPEQDTDYIFSTIGEEWGFWGSALVVVLFMTFILRILYLAEKQKSKFSRIYGYGVACVFFFHVLINIAMVIGLFPTIGIPLPFFSYGGSSLWGFTMLLFVFIKLDASKNYEL, encoded by the coding sequence TTGAGAAATCACAGAATTAATTTATTACCACATATAGACTGGCTATTAGTCTTTATATATTTAATCCTTATCTGTTTTGGATGGATGAATATATATGCGGCATCCAGTTCCGAAAACCATCAAGAATTATTAGACTTTAGTACGCGTTACGGAAAGCAAATTATTTGGATGGGACTATCAGTAGTTATTGCTATTTTTTTCCTTTTTATAGAAAGTAGCTTTTACGAAAAATTTGCAGCCTATATTTATTTGGCCTGTATGATTTTACTTGCAGGACTTTTTATTGTTGGTAAAAACATTAATGGAGCTACTTCTTGGTATGCCATTGGTAGTTTTAGTATTCAACCCACAGAATTTGCCAAAACAGGAACTGTATTGGCATTGGCAAGACTTTTAAACGAACGTCAGTTTAGTTTTAAGCCATTTAAAAACAAAGTAAAAACCTTTGTAATTATTATGATTCCTGCCATATTAATTACCCTACAACCCGATCCAGGTTCTGCATTGGTTTATATTTCTTTTATCCTTTTGTTCTATAGAGAAGGACTACATTCAAACATTTTAATCGTAGGAACATTGGCTATCATCCTTTTTGTAACTACTCTTGTTTTTGGATACATATATGTTATTTCTGGCGCTTGTATCATCACTGCTGTCATACTTTGGTATATTTCTAAAGTTCGAAAAAAAATACTTCGCTTTGTTTGGCCTAAAATTATAGGAATACTAATTCTTATTAGTGGTTATATTTATAGTGTATACTTTTTGTTCCATTATGTTTTTCAGCAAAGACACAGAGATAGATTTAATATTTTATTAGGATTAAGTGATGATACTAGCGATATTGGATACAACACTTATCAATCTATTAAAACCATTTCTTCTGGTGGATTTTGGGGTAAAGGATATTTACAAGGAGATAGAACCCAAGGTAAATTTGTTCCAGAACAAGACACCGATTATATTTTTAGTACCATAGGAGAAGAATGGGGATTTTGGGGTTCTGCTTTAGTGGTTGTATTATTTATGACCTTTATTCTAAGAATTTTATACTTAGCAGAAAAACAAAAATCTAAATTCAGTAGAATTTACGGTTATGGAGTGGCTTGTGTGTTCTTTTTTCATGTATTGATAAACATAGCCATGGTTATTGGTTTGTTTCCAACCATTGGTATTCCACTACCCTTTTTTAGCTATGGAGGTTCATCATTATGGGGATTTACCATGCTGCTATTTGTTTTTATAAAATTAGATGCGTCTAAAAATTACGAACTATAA